From a single Halovulum dunhuangense genomic region:
- a CDS encoding extracellular solute-binding protein, translated as MSRPRAETRAKAQADAAPGPLPRALWLLPALGLLALGLTLRPAWGSEHEGAETITSHGISVFGDLKYGPDFPHFDYVNPDAPLGGTMRFVGTGASTTFDSLNPFILKGVPAQGLGLLHDSLLVGSADEPASAYGLIAQSMEYPEDRSWVIFNMNPDARFSDGEPIEASDVVFTYNVLQEKGHPAYRISFQDFESVEALDTHRVKFAFREGASTRELIQQAGGISILPEHYYADVDFAESTMTPPVSSGGYVVRDAQPGQSITYCRNPDYWGWEHPVNVGANNFECIVYEYFADRTAGFEAFKAGQYYLHEEFTSKTWAVDYNFPAIERGWVKQEAIPDNRPSGTQGFWINLRRDKFQDPRVRQAIGLMFNFEWSNETLFYGLYERTDSFWENSPMQAEGLPEGAELALLEEYRDQLPERIFTEPAFTPAVNRPERTDRAAIRQASNLLEDAGWTIVDGIRKNAAGETLTVEVMDDSAAFERIINPFVENLKRIGIDARLTLVDPSQGQQRLKDRDYDLVPGRLVMSLTPGLELRQIFGSQSAMEPDTANYAGVSDPVVDALIQKVIQAESRDEMEVAVRALDRVLRDMHIWVPNWYKASHNVAYWDIFGRPEVKPPYARGDAYWWFDQEKYDALKAAGAPLR; from the coding sequence ATGAGCCGTCCCCGTGCCGAAACCCGAGCCAAGGCCCAGGCCGACGCGGCCCCCGGTCCCCTGCCCCGCGCGCTGTGGCTTCTGCCCGCGCTGGGGCTGCTGGCGCTGGGCCTGACGCTGCGGCCCGCCTGGGGCAGCGAGCACGAGGGCGCGGAGACGATCACCTCGCACGGGATATCGGTGTTCGGGGATCTGAAATACGGCCCCGACTTTCCGCATTTCGATTACGTCAACCCGGACGCGCCGCTGGGCGGCACCATGCGATTCGTGGGCACCGGGGCGTCGACCACCTTCGACAGCCTCAACCCGTTCATCCTGAAGGGCGTTCCGGCGCAGGGGCTGGGGCTGCTGCATGACAGCCTGCTGGTGGGATCCGCGGACGAGCCCGCCAGCGCCTACGGGCTGATCGCGCAAAGCATGGAATACCCCGAGGACCGGAGCTGGGTGATCTTCAACATGAACCCCGACGCCCGCTTTTCGGACGGCGAGCCGATCGAGGCGTCGGACGTGGTGTTCACCTACAACGTGTTGCAGGAGAAGGGGCATCCCGCCTATCGCATCAGCTTCCAGGATTTCGAGAGCGTCGAGGCGCTGGACACGCACCGGGTGAAGTTCGCCTTCCGCGAGGGCGCGTCCACGCGGGAACTGATCCAGCAGGCGGGCGGCATCTCGATCCTGCCGGAGCATTATTACGCGGATGTGGACTTCGCGGAGTCGACGATGACGCCGCCGGTCAGTTCGGGCGGCTATGTGGTGCGCGATGCGCAGCCCGGGCAGTCGATCACCTATTGCCGCAACCCCGACTACTGGGGCTGGGAGCATCCGGTGAACGTGGGCGCCAACAATTTCGAGTGCATCGTCTACGAGTATTTCGCCGACCGCACCGCCGGCTTCGAGGCGTTCAAGGCCGGGCAGTACTACCTGCACGAGGAATTCACCTCGAAGACCTGGGCGGTGGATTACAACTTCCCCGCGATCGAGCGCGGCTGGGTGAAGCAGGAGGCGATCCCGGACAACCGCCCCTCGGGGACGCAGGGCTTCTGGATCAACCTGCGCCGCGACAAGTTCCAGGACCCGCGCGTGCGCCAGGCGATCGGGCTGATGTTCAACTTCGAATGGTCGAACGAGACGCTGTTCTACGGGCTTTACGAGCGCACCGACAGCTTCTGGGAGAACTCGCCCATGCAGGCCGAGGGGCTGCCCGAAGGGGCGGAGCTTGCGCTGCTGGAGGAGTATCGCGACCAGCTGCCCGAGCGCATCTTCACCGAGCCCGCCTTCACCCCTGCGGTCAACCGGCCCGAGCGGACCGACCGGGCCGCGATCCGGCAGGCGTCGAACCTGCTTGAGGACGCCGGCTGGACCATCGTGGACGGCATCCGCAAGAACGCCGCCGGAGAGACGCTGACCGTCGAGGTCATGGACGACAGCGCCGCCTTCGAGCGGATCATCAACCCGTTCGTCGAGAACCTGAAGCGCATCGGCATCGACGCGCGGCTGACGCTGGTCGATCCCTCGCAGGGGCAGCAGCGGCTGAAGGACCGGGATTACGACCTGGTGCCGGGCCGGCTGGTGATGTCGCTGACGCCGGGGCTGGAACTGCGCCAGATCTTCGGCTCGCAATCGGCGATGGAGCCCGACACCGCGAACTACGCCGGCGTCTCGGACCCGGTGGTGGACGCGCTGATCCAGAAGGTGATCCAGGCGGAAAGCCGCGACGAGATGGAGGTGGCGGTGCGCGCGCTCGACCGGGTGCTGCGCGACATGCACATCTGGGTGCCCAACTGGTACAAGGCCAGCCACAACGTCGCCTACTGGGACATCTTCGGCCGGCCCGAGGTCAAGCCGCCCTATGCCCGCGGCGATGCCTACTGGTGGTTCGACCAGGAAAAATACGACGCGCTGAAGGCCGCCGGCGCACCGCTGCGCTGA